The following proteins are co-located in the Synergistaceae bacterium genome:
- a CDS encoding amino acid ABC transporter permease, whose translation MQTFIEQLPVVIGALNVGFLQTLKLFAVTLLGAFPLGLIIAFGTLSKIRAISLITQFIIWIIRGTPLMIQLLIVYYFPGLVLHSPIWGGGEQGRFTAAAIAFVINYACYFSEIYRGGIQSVPIGQTEAGLVLGMTRRQIFFHVTLLQMIKRIVPPISNEIITLVKDTALARIIALQEIIWAGQAFMKGSHGISGAIWPLFFTAFYYLVFNGIVTVLLAKFERKLDYFR comes from the coding sequence ATGCAGACATTCATCGAACAGCTCCCGGTTGTAATCGGCGCGCTTAACGTGGGATTCTTGCAGACGTTAAAACTTTTTGCCGTTACACTTCTGGGAGCTTTCCCCCTCGGATTAATTATCGCTTTCGGAACACTCTCGAAAATCCGCGCAATCAGTCTCATCACTCAGTTCATAATATGGATAATCCGCGGCACTCCCCTAATGATTCAATTGCTGATCGTCTACTATTTTCCCGGACTCGTTCTTCACAGTCCCATATGGGGCGGAGGCGAGCAGGGAAGATTCACTGCGGCGGCTATTGCGTTCGTCATCAACTATGCGTGCTACTTCTCGGAAATTTATCGCGGAGGGATTCAGAGCGTCCCAATCGGGCAGACTGAAGCGGGACTCGTTCTCGGAATGACACGGAGGCAAATATTTTTTCACGTAACGTTATTGCAGATGATAAAGCGAATTGTTCCGCCGATCTCCAACGAAATTATTACCCTCGTAAAAGATACCGCACTCGCAAGAATTATCGCGCTGCAGGAAATCATCTGGGCAGGGCAGGCGTTCATGAAAGGCTCTCACGGCATATCGGGCGCAATTTGGCCGCTCTTCTTCACGGCATTCTACTATCTTGTGTTCAACGGAATCGTTACGGTATTGCTGGCAAAATTTGAGCGCAAGTTAGATTATTTCCGTTAA
- a CDS encoding amino acid ABC transporter ATP-binding protein produces the protein MLEVRNIRKTFGKIEVLKGIDFTLEKGGALSIIGSSGSGKTTLLRCLNFLERPDAGVITVNGETLLDCSQPSTMSESQIRRKRLHFGLVFQSFNLFPQYTALENVMLSPILLAKENHVKNFDRAALKSEAEELFTNIGLADRMQNYPHQLSGGQQQRVAIARALIMHPDILCFDEPTSALDPELTGEVLKVIRGLSEKNTTMIIVTHEMEFARDVASHVIFMDSGVICEQGDPQEVFNHPKEERTKQFLSRYSHN, from the coding sequence ATTCTTGAAGTGAGGAACATACGAAAGACTTTCGGAAAAATTGAGGTGCTGAAGGGAATCGATTTCACGCTCGAAAAAGGCGGCGCACTCTCCATCATTGGCTCTTCAGGCAGCGGGAAAACGACATTATTACGCTGTCTGAATTTTCTTGAACGCCCTGACGCGGGAGTCATCACCGTAAACGGAGAAACTTTGCTTGACTGTTCACAGCCTTCAACGATGAGCGAGAGTCAGATTCGCAGGAAGCGTCTGCATTTCGGACTCGTGTTTCAGTCGTTCAACCTTTTTCCGCAGTATACAGCACTCGAAAATGTCATGCTTTCACCGATTCTTTTGGCGAAAGAAAATCATGTGAAAAATTTTGACCGTGCCGCGCTAAAGTCTGAGGCTGAAGAACTTTTCACAAACATCGGACTCGCTGACAGAATGCAGAATTACCCGCACCAGTTATCCGGCGGACAGCAGCAGAGAGTCGCAATCGCCCGCGCATTAATCATGCACCCGGATATTTTGTGCTTTGACGAGCCTACGAGCGCATTAGATCCCGAATTAACCGGGGAAGTCCTGAAGGTCATTCGCGGACTCTCGGAGAAAAATACGACAATGATAATCGTTACTCATGAGATGGAATTTGCACGGGACGTTGCGAGTCATGTCATCTTCATGGACAGTGGGGTAATCTGCGAGCAGGGCGACCCGCAAGAAGTCTTCAATCACCCGAAAGAGGAACGAACGAAACAATTTCTTTCACGCTACAGCCACAATTAA
- a CDS encoding acyltransferase produces the protein MADHNAKVARCPLPVARCHNYALDFLKGIGCIGVVFIHIHFPGFFGRFVSRSSGFAVPLFFMISGFYAYQSDDSTIIRRLRKIFRITLFTTLIYIFYRLQHMIRHDELSGAFTAWSITRSAVRLVILSDFSFAGAGHLWFLCSLIEGYIILLAIKRFNLWKAGYIYALLAFIVSGVIFAVVPLKWHLRGNVFMSGMSWILTGHYIAENLQAVSRISRKILFASAFAGYLIGLLSLTGRMLFVSSIGFNIFPMSLFILAVREDSQAVKFPQSIVKIGAEYSLYVYLFHILVDRIYSSVLKLAGVYYNPFALWTRPLVVVVLSLTLSFVIVKVRDKISRKKSE, from the coding sequence TTGGCGGATCACAATGCTAAAGTTGCCCGTTGCCCGTTGCCCGTTGCCCGTTGCCATAACTATGCGCTTGATTTCCTGAAAGGTATAGGCTGTATCGGGGTAGTATTCATTCACATACACTTTCCCGGCTTTTTCGGAAGATTCGTCAGCCGCTCGTCAGGTTTCGCCGTTCCACTTTTCTTTATGATTTCCGGCTTCTATGCTTATCAGTCAGACGACAGCACAATCATCCGCCGTCTCAGAAAAATATTCCGCATAACGCTTTTCACGACACTGATATATATTTTCTACAGGCTTCAGCATATGATAAGGCATGATGAATTATCCGGTGCGTTCACGGCTTGGAGCATAACACGTTCGGCAGTGAGGCTTGTTATTCTGTCGGACTTTAGTTTTGCGGGGGCGGGTCATTTGTGGTTTCTCTGCTCGCTGATTGAGGGGTATATTATTCTGCTGGCAATTAAACGTTTCAATCTCTGGAAAGCAGGATATATTTACGCGCTTCTTGCGTTCATAGTGTCCGGGGTAATATTTGCAGTTGTCCCGCTGAAATGGCACTTGCGCGGAAATGTCTTCATGTCGGGAATGAGCTGGATTCTGACGGGTCATTACATCGCGGAGAATTTGCAGGCAGTCTCAAGAATCAGCCGGAAGATATTATTTGCCTCAGCTTTTGCCGGGTATCTCATCGGGCTTCTGTCGCTTACAGGGCGTATGCTGTTTGTGTCAAGCATAGGCTTCAACATTTTTCCGATGTCGCTATTCATTCTCGCGGTGAGGGAAGACTCGCAGGCCGTCAAATTCCCTCAGTCAATCGTGAAAATCGGCGCGGAATATTCGCTTTACGTCTACCTGTTTCATATACTTGTCGACAGGATATATTCTTCCGTTCTGAAACTTGCAGGCGTTTATTACAATCCTTTTGCATTATGGACGAGGCCGCTTGTTGTAGTTGTATTATCCCTTACGCTGTCATTCGTGATCGTGAAGGTGCGTGATAAAATTTCCCGAAAAAAATCGGAGTGA